In Aquimarina sp. TRL1, a single window of DNA contains:
- a CDS encoding ABC transporter permease, which produces MIAKILKFETKTRWKKPISWFFFLLMIFQSIWFTQGAYTYYANEATLMNGAALFYKNFAGGGMIMIIIVAIVTGGVLFKDIQHKSAGILYTMPINEKSFFLGRFLAALSTNLILGTGLFVGMLLVPYSGIGSADKFGPTPWGQMLEGFFLLTVPNLFLLTVACFAALVFFRKMAAGYLGIFVVAILFMVTETIRPNTPYTTFLQLLDPFGYGYTTEILDTLPATAKNTTYLPLTYMYFIHKAIWTGGAILLLIISYKKFSFKYFIKALSPKAKKNIVPDTETTSFSSDIGVPEVQLFFSAKEFIKKLSRLAVLEFKNVIRPVNFKVIMIMVALMFFLQNLVWNPTYYLGAQLPTTASMTLTRITTGAAIMILLMIWSVELFFKDKTSNIWQITDALPVPVWVSQFSKYLAMCGVAFILSVTIILCGILAQVAKGGWEHIDLWLYAEDLLGYKWGWLTYVLNISFAFFIAGLTGNRFATHVLTVGYYLFNLISVEFDIIEEIRYTYTLTPGVEDFSEISGYGIWNLASNWFFLLWATLAIIFVLLGIHFWRRGKAFDFKRKITFRTNQLNIYGKGAVLLMVIAFISLQSFIVSEVNEKGNFQPEEVLNSQAASYEKKYKRILSEPQPKITHAELDIALYPEERKAISKAALTLTNDCNHSIDTVYLSMAPFTTIKKLLWNHSPIKISKKDEELRMYAIPLSIDTAASGVLSVYSQKEYSGFTQKGENPQPELLFNGSFFSIREIIPTIGYDVHRELKKNRERIEHQLPRVENRMPSIENAIAMQQDVFAPDAKWLTGKIQLSTSKTQFAVAPGKLVKTWNDQQRSHYMYEITEPTPFAWYISSSEQEQLQFRTHDVDVSILHHKKHHYNLIHYQEAIDNTLDFINTQLGNYPYSENRMVEIPFYQEKQYSYANTIATSEKEGWIADIQEIPEQSYLTFLTASQLIRQWVYRNIHIANVQGADMLQTALPEALALQIVLEKHGAEGVHSILEKKYNAYIKERGNDPNTEIPLLYTDGAPYLAQNKGTLVLYKMMKKMGADTFTLVVKNSIRQFRDTPVPFTALYRRFLVNLSKEDQIEIKKDIETVQEIPALLYDKAI; this is translated from the coding sequence ATGATCGCTAAAATTTTAAAATTCGAAACTAAAACCAGATGGAAAAAACCTATCTCATGGTTCTTTTTTCTATTGATGATTTTTCAATCTATTTGGTTTACTCAGGGGGCATATACTTATTATGCTAATGAAGCTACGTTGATGAATGGGGCTGCGCTCTTTTATAAGAATTTTGCCGGAGGCGGTATGATTATGATCATTATTGTAGCCATAGTCACTGGTGGAGTACTCTTTAAAGACATTCAGCATAAAAGTGCCGGTATTTTATACACTATGCCGATCAACGAAAAATCTTTTTTTCTAGGACGTTTCCTGGCAGCTCTATCAACCAACCTCATCCTCGGAACAGGTCTTTTTGTAGGGATGTTATTAGTCCCATATTCAGGAATTGGCTCTGCTGATAAATTTGGTCCCACTCCATGGGGACAAATGCTCGAAGGTTTTTTTCTACTCACGGTTCCCAACCTTTTTCTATTAACAGTTGCCTGCTTTGCAGCATTAGTTTTTTTTAGAAAAATGGCTGCAGGATACTTAGGCATTTTTGTAGTTGCAATTCTCTTTATGGTTACAGAAACCATTCGTCCCAATACCCCCTATACTACATTTCTTCAATTATTGGATCCATTTGGCTACGGATATACTACAGAAATACTGGACACACTACCTGCCACTGCCAAGAATACTACCTATCTCCCTTTAACCTATATGTATTTTATTCATAAAGCAATCTGGACCGGAGGGGCTATTCTACTACTGATAATTTCTTATAAAAAATTCAGTTTTAAATATTTTATCAAAGCCTTATCACCTAAAGCAAAGAAAAATATAGTTCCTGATACAGAGACCACCAGTTTCAGTAGTGATATAGGGGTTCCAGAAGTTCAACTTTTCTTTTCTGCTAAAGAATTTATAAAAAAACTATCTCGACTTGCCGTATTGGAGTTTAAAAATGTTATTCGTCCGGTAAATTTTAAAGTCATAATGATCATGGTTGCCCTTATGTTCTTTTTACAAAACCTGGTATGGAATCCAACCTACTATCTCGGGGCTCAGCTTCCTACCACAGCTTCTATGACATTGACCCGAATTACCACAGGAGCTGCCATAATGATTTTATTAATGATCTGGTCGGTAGAATTGTTCTTTAAAGATAAAACTTCCAATATTTGGCAAATTACAGATGCGCTTCCCGTTCCTGTATGGGTTAGCCAATTCTCCAAATATCTAGCTATGTGTGGAGTTGCTTTTATCTTATCGGTCACCATCATTTTATGTGGTATTCTTGCTCAGGTCGCCAAAGGAGGGTGGGAACATATTGATCTCTGGTTATATGCAGAAGATCTTCTGGGATATAAATGGGGATGGCTCACCTATGTCCTCAATATTTCCTTCGCTTTTTTTATCGCAGGACTTACTGGTAATCGATTTGCTACACATGTACTAACAGTAGGGTATTACCTATTTAATCTAATAAGTGTAGAATTCGATATCATTGAAGAAATCAGATATACTTATACCCTAACGCCCGGGGTAGAAGATTTTTCAGAAATTAGTGGATATGGAATATGGAATCTAGCTTCAAACTGGTTCTTCCTTTTATGGGCTACATTAGCCATTATTTTTGTACTCTTAGGAATTCATTTTTGGAGAAGAGGAAAAGCATTCGATTTCAAAAGAAAGATTACTTTCCGAACCAATCAACTAAATATATATGGAAAAGGGGCTGTGCTCCTTATGGTGATTGCCTTTATTTCATTACAATCATTTATTGTCAGTGAGGTTAATGAAAAAGGGAATTTTCAACCAGAAGAAGTTCTAAATTCACAAGCCGCTTCTTATGAAAAAAAATACAAACGAATTTTATCTGAACCACAACCCAAAATCACACATGCTGAACTCGATATTGCTTTATATCCTGAAGAAAGAAAAGCCATTTCAAAAGCAGCCTTGACGCTTACCAATGATTGTAATCACTCAATTGATACAGTATATTTAAGTATGGCTCCATTTACAACGATCAAAAAACTATTATGGAATCATTCTCCTATCAAAATAAGTAAAAAAGATGAGGAATTACGAATGTACGCTATTCCACTATCTATAGATACGGCAGCAAGTGGAGTACTATCCGTATATAGTCAAAAAGAATACAGTGGATTCACTCAAAAGGGCGAAAATCCCCAACCCGAATTGTTGTTTAACGGTTCTTTCTTTTCTATCAGGGAGATTATCCCTACCATTGGATACGATGTGCATCGTGAATTAAAAAAGAACAGAGAACGCATCGAACATCAACTCCCCAGAGTAGAAAACCGAATGCCTTCTATAGAGAATGCTATAGCTATGCAACAGGACGTTTTTGCTCCAGATGCCAAATGGCTCACTGGTAAAATACAGCTAAGCACCAGTAAAACGCAATTTGCTGTCGCTCCTGGAAAACTGGTAAAAACATGGAATGATCAACAGCGAAGCCATTATATGTATGAAATTACGGAACCTACTCCATTTGCTTGGTATATCAGTTCATCTGAGCAGGAGCAACTTCAATTCCGCACTCATGATGTCGATGTTTCAATCCTTCATCACAAAAAACATCATTATAACCTTATTCATTATCAAGAGGCAATTGACAACACATTAGATTTTATTAATACTCAACTTGGGAATTATCCATATTCAGAGAATCGAATGGTAGAAATTCCTTTTTATCAGGAAAAACAATATAGTTATGCGAATACAATCGCTACTTCAGAAAAAGAAGGGTGGATTGCTGATATACAAGAAATCCCTGAACAATCCTATCTTACTTTTTTAACAGCTTCACAACTCATCAGACAATGGGTATATAGAAACATACACATTGCTAATGTACAAGGAGCTGACATGTTACAAACAGCACTTCCTGAAGCGCTGGCTTTACAAATTGTTTTGGAAAAACATGGAGCAGAGGGAGTCCATAGTATTTTAGAAAAAAAATACAACGCTTATATCAAAGAAAGAGGAAATGATCCCAATACAGAAATTCCTTTGCTCTATACTGATGGGGCTCCGTACCTGGCACAAAACAAAGGAACTCTTGTTTTATATAAAATGATGAAAAAAATGGGCGCTGATACTTTTACTCTAGTTGTAAAAAACAGTATCCGACAATTCCGAGATACTCCTGTTCCCTTTACAGCTTTATACCGCCGATTTTTAGTAAATCTTTCCAAAGAAGATCAAATAGAAATAAAAAAAGATATTGAAACTGTTCAGGAAATTCCTGCACTTCTTTATGACAAAGCGATATAA
- a CDS encoding ABC transporter ATP-binding protein has product MQLEIKNLSKTYPNGVQALQNVSLKIDKGMFGLLGQNGAGKSTLMRTIATLQNPDQGHICFNDIDIQEHPEELRKVLGYLPQEFGVYPSSTAYELLLHIADMKGITNVSQRNQQVESLLKKVNLWDVRNKKLGGYSGGMKQRFGIAQALLGDPKLIIVDEPTAGLDPMERNRFYNLLSEIGEHIVVILSTHIVEDVSTLCNQMAIIGKGKVLLHGNPEEISSRLIGHVWEKKINKEELASYEKSMNVISTRLHLGKMVITVISPYPPDSQFTAKEPTLEDVYFQTLSNKKNNTKEPIPTPAL; this is encoded by the coding sequence ATGCAACTCGAAATAAAAAACCTCAGCAAAACATACCCCAACGGAGTGCAAGCCTTACAAAATGTGTCCTTAAAAATAGACAAAGGCATGTTTGGTCTTTTGGGACAAAACGGAGCAGGAAAGTCAACGCTAATGCGAACCATAGCAACACTTCAAAACCCTGATCAAGGGCATATATGCTTTAATGATATTGATATTCAAGAACACCCTGAAGAACTGAGAAAAGTATTAGGATATCTACCTCAGGAATTCGGAGTATACCCATCTTCAACAGCTTATGAACTCTTGCTTCATATAGCAGACATGAAAGGAATCACCAATGTATCTCAAAGAAATCAGCAAGTAGAAAGCTTATTAAAGAAGGTCAACTTATGGGATGTACGAAATAAAAAACTAGGAGGATACTCTGGAGGAATGAAACAACGTTTCGGCATTGCTCAGGCATTATTAGGGGATCCAAAATTAATTATTGTTGACGAGCCTACAGCTGGTCTGGATCCTATGGAACGCAATCGGTTTTATAACCTCTTGTCAGAAATTGGAGAACATATTGTCGTTATCCTCTCCACACATATTGTAGAAGATGTCAGTACCCTCTGTAATCAGATGGCAATTATTGGAAAAGGAAAAGTATTATTACATGGAAACCCGGAAGAAATTTCCAGTAGATTAATCGGACATGTTTGGGAGAAAAAAATTAACAAAGAAGAATTAGCTTCTTATGAAAAAAGTATGAATGTTATCTCTACCCGATTACATTTGGGTAAAATGGTTATCACAGTTATTTCTCCATACCCTCCTGACAGCCAATTTACAGCTAAAGAGCCTACATTGGAAGATGTGTATTTCCAAACACTATCAAACAAGAAAAACAACACGAAAGAACCAATCCCCACTCCTGCCTTATGA